In Rhodothermus marinus DSM 4252, a single genomic region encodes these proteins:
- a CDS encoding gluconate 2-dehydrogenase subunit 3 family protein — protein sequence MSELNRRDALKLLALMAAAPTFSFGCRPEEVRQAQQRRGQTQPGPDYRPQFFTEHEYRTVTVLADWIIPADERSGSASDAGVPAFIDFVMSDPLIPGLERRQTAIRGGLAWLDYQCLRRYGAPFVECSRSQQQEMLDLIAYPEVAPPEMAPGVAFFNSFRDLVASGFWSSKMGMEDLQYMGNTAVAEWKGCPDEVLEHLGLK from the coding sequence ATGAGCGAACTGAATCGACGGGATGCGCTCAAGCTGCTGGCGTTGATGGCGGCGGCGCCGACGTTCAGCTTCGGGTGCCGCCCCGAAGAGGTCCGACAGGCGCAACAGCGACGGGGCCAGACGCAACCGGGGCCGGACTACCGGCCGCAGTTTTTCACCGAGCACGAGTACCGGACCGTCACGGTGCTGGCCGACTGGATCATTCCGGCCGACGAGCGCTCGGGCAGCGCCAGCGATGCCGGCGTGCCGGCCTTCATCGACTTCGTCATGAGCGATCCGCTCATTCCGGGGTTGGAGCGGCGGCAGACGGCCATCCGGGGCGGGCTGGCCTGGCTCGACTACCAGTGCCTGCGGCGCTACGGGGCACCGTTCGTCGAATGCAGCCGGAGCCAGCAGCAGGAAATGCTCGATCTGATCGCCTATCCCGAGGTAGCGCCGCCCGAGATGGCGCCGGGCGTGGCCTTTTTCAACAGCTTTCGGGATCTGGTGGCCTCGGGCTTCTGGTCGAGCAAGATGGGCATGGAAGACCTGCAGTACATGGGCAACACGGCCGTGGCCGAATGGAAAGGATGCCCGGATGAGGTGCTCGAACATCTGGGCCTGAAATAA
- a CDS encoding N-acetylglucosamine kinase — MEHSAQSLLVGLDVGGSSTELLAVTPNARSAPVRLVGPGANLQRVGFEQTVAVLQELIEQALRHFPEVSVLSVCAGIAGCGRLKDQELLARRLQQVLGDGGRTVQVRVVHDAEIALEAAFEGDSGVVVVAGTGSVILARTLQGRIEVAGGWGYLLGDEGSGFAIARAGLQAVTHAIDGGPSTRLQALLAERFHLSERDAIIHRVYQERWPLQQFAPVVLEAAREGDPVARRIVDDQVARLVEQVGWLLQRLGDDVAPRMALAGGLMNEPFYVARLREQLARRWPDWSVEVQRRRPVEGALQLARRLLATGVGSE, encoded by the coding sequence ATGGAACATTCCGCGCAATCGCTGCTCGTCGGTCTGGACGTGGGCGGCTCGTCGACCGAGCTGCTGGCCGTTACGCCGAACGCCCGGAGCGCGCCCGTTCGGCTTGTCGGGCCGGGCGCCAACCTGCAGCGGGTCGGTTTCGAGCAGACCGTGGCCGTTCTGCAGGAGCTGATCGAACAGGCGCTGCGCCATTTCCCCGAGGTGTCGGTGCTTTCCGTATGTGCGGGCATTGCCGGATGCGGTCGCCTGAAAGACCAGGAGCTGCTGGCCCGGCGACTCCAGCAGGTGCTCGGCGACGGGGGACGCACCGTGCAGGTGCGGGTGGTGCACGACGCCGAAATCGCACTGGAAGCAGCTTTTGAAGGAGATAGCGGCGTGGTCGTGGTGGCGGGCACGGGATCGGTCATTCTGGCCCGTACGCTGCAGGGGCGGATCGAAGTGGCCGGTGGCTGGGGCTATCTGCTGGGCGACGAAGGGAGCGGCTTTGCCATCGCGCGCGCCGGGCTGCAGGCCGTGACGCATGCCATCGACGGCGGGCCTTCCACGCGCCTGCAGGCGCTGCTGGCCGAGCGCTTTCATCTCAGCGAACGTGATGCCATCATCCACCGGGTCTATCAGGAGCGCTGGCCGCTGCAGCAATTCGCACCGGTCGTGCTGGAGGCCGCTCGCGAAGGCGATCCGGTGGCGCGGCGCATCGTGGACGATCAGGTAGCCCGACTGGTGGAGCAGGTCGGCTGGCTCCTGCAACGACTTGGCGACGACGTGGCGCCCCGGATGGCGCTGGCCGGCGGACTGATGAACGAGCCGTTCTATGTGGCCCGGTTGCGCGAACAGCTTGCCCGGCGCTGGCCGGACTGGTCCGTCGAGGTGCAGCGGCGGCGGCCGGTTGAGGGTGCGCTGCAGCTGGCCCGGCGCCTGCTGGCGACCGGCGTCGGATCGGAATAG
- a CDS encoding carbohydrate-binding family 9-like protein: MRCPEFWSRTGCLIAGLGFLRLLLDATLAVGQPVMAPDSLLPFAPRTYVCYRTDRPLHIDGRLDEPAWQAAPWSAPFVDIEGPRRPPPPYRTRVKLLWDDTYLYIGAALEEPHLWATLTRRDTVIFYDNDFEVFIDPDGDTHAYYELEINALGTVWDLLLLKPYRDGGPALDAWDIRELQAAVALDGTLNDPSDTDRGWTVELALPWEVLEEAAPEGRPPRPGEQWRMNFSRVQWPLEVVDGRYRKRRDPATGRPLPESNWVWSPQGVVNMHLPERWGYVQFSALVAGTGTEPFLPHSDEPVRWLLRQLYYRQLLFRERHGRYARTLDELEVPADRRTRYRLTLQTTESLYEITAALPDGARLHIREDGRIWKTRPDAP, encoded by the coding sequence ATGAGATGCCCTGAGTTCTGGAGTCGGACCGGCTGCCTGATCGCGGGTCTCGGCTTCCTCCGGCTGCTTCTGGACGCTACGCTGGCGGTCGGGCAGCCGGTCATGGCTCCGGATTCGCTGCTGCCGTTCGCGCCACGCACCTACGTCTGCTACCGCACCGACCGGCCGCTCCACATCGACGGCCGCCTCGACGAGCCCGCCTGGCAGGCCGCCCCGTGGAGCGCGCCGTTTGTGGACATCGAAGGGCCACGCCGCCCGCCGCCACCCTACCGTACCCGTGTCAAACTGCTCTGGGACGACACGTACCTCTACATTGGCGCCGCGCTGGAAGAACCCCACCTGTGGGCCACGCTGACCCGGCGCGACACGGTCATCTTCTACGACAACGACTTCGAGGTTTTCATCGACCCCGACGGCGACACCCACGCCTACTACGAACTGGAAATCAACGCGCTGGGGACCGTCTGGGACCTGCTGCTGCTCAAACCCTACCGCGACGGCGGCCCGGCCCTCGACGCCTGGGACATCCGGGAGCTGCAGGCGGCCGTGGCGCTCGACGGCACGCTGAACGATCCGTCCGATACCGACCGAGGCTGGACCGTCGAACTGGCCCTGCCCTGGGAGGTGCTCGAAGAAGCAGCCCCCGAAGGGCGCCCGCCCCGCCCCGGGGAGCAGTGGCGCATGAACTTCTCGCGCGTGCAGTGGCCGCTGGAGGTGGTCGACGGCCGCTACCGCAAACGTCGGGATCCGGCAACCGGACGCCCCCTTCCCGAATCGAACTGGGTCTGGTCGCCGCAGGGCGTGGTCAACATGCACCTGCCCGAACGCTGGGGCTACGTGCAGTTTTCGGCGCTGGTGGCCGGCACCGGGACCGAACCGTTCCTTCCACACTCGGACGAGCCGGTGCGCTGGCTGCTCCGCCAGCTCTACTACCGCCAGCTGCTGTTTCGGGAGCGGCACGGCCGCTACGCCCGCACGCTCGACGAACTGGAAGTCCCGGCCGACCGGCGCACGCGCTACCGCCTGACGCTCCAGACCACTGAAAGCCTCTACGAAATCACGGCCGCGCTGCCCGACGGTGCGCGCCTGCACATCCGGGAAGACGGACGGATCTGGAAAACCCGACCCGACGCACCATGA
- a CDS encoding GMC family oxidoreductase encodes MPQVLERAPEYDVCIIGSGAGGGMAAYVLTQAGANVVMLEAGPMWDVTRDGAMFSWNYESPRRGASTVERPFGEFDACYGGWEIPGEPYLKDEGTDWMWFRARMLGGRTNHWGRISLRFGPDDFKGKSRDGYGDDWPIGYEDLAPYYDKVDRLIGVFGSKDNFYNEPDGIFLPPPKPRCYELLVAKACEKLGIPVLASRLSILTRPLNGRPACHYCSQCNRGCTVRANFASSYVLIPPALETGRLTIIPNAMAREILVDENLRARGVSYIDKETMQERQVRARIVVLGASACETARLLLNSRGPRYENGLANSSGLVGRYLMDSTGTSVAGFIPALVKNLPHNEDGVGGMHIYIPWWAYNQKLDFPRGYHLEVWGGRRMPGYGFGAGIHRLNGRLPGPDGRPRPKGGGGYGLQLKEDYRQLYGAIVGFSGRGEMIARYENYCTVDPNVVDRYGIPVLRFHVKWSDEEIRQARHMQETAREIIRAMGGEPLDEMPGPERGYGITKPGEIIHEAGTTRMGRDPKTSVLNPFCQAHDVPNLFVVDAGPFVSMPHKNPTWTILALAWRTAEYIVEQRKQGNL; translated from the coding sequence ATGCCTCAGGTGCTTGAACGGGCCCCGGAGTACGACGTGTGCATTATCGGTTCCGGGGCCGGGGGCGGCATGGCCGCCTACGTACTGACCCAGGCCGGGGCCAACGTGGTGATGCTCGAAGCGGGGCCGATGTGGGATGTGACCCGCGACGGCGCCATGTTTTCTTGGAACTACGAGTCGCCCCGGCGCGGTGCTTCCACCGTGGAGCGTCCTTTCGGCGAGTTCGATGCCTGCTACGGCGGCTGGGAGATTCCCGGCGAGCCCTACCTGAAGGACGAAGGGACCGACTGGATGTGGTTCCGGGCGCGGATGCTGGGCGGGCGCACCAACCACTGGGGACGCATCTCGCTGCGCTTCGGGCCCGACGACTTCAAGGGCAAAAGCCGGGACGGCTACGGCGACGACTGGCCGATCGGCTACGAAGACCTGGCGCCCTACTACGACAAAGTCGATCGCCTGATCGGCGTGTTCGGCTCGAAGGATAACTTCTACAACGAGCCGGACGGTATCTTTCTGCCGCCGCCGAAGCCGCGCTGCTACGAGCTGCTGGTGGCGAAGGCGTGCGAAAAGCTGGGCATTCCGGTGCTGGCCTCGCGGCTGTCGATCCTGACGCGACCGCTCAACGGCCGCCCGGCCTGTCACTACTGCTCCCAGTGCAACCGGGGCTGCACGGTGCGGGCCAACTTCGCCTCGAGCTACGTGCTGATTCCGCCCGCGCTGGAGACGGGCCGACTGACGATCATCCCGAACGCCATGGCGCGGGAGATTCTGGTGGACGAGAACCTGCGGGCGCGGGGCGTTTCCTACATCGACAAGGAGACGATGCAGGAGCGGCAGGTGCGGGCGCGGATCGTGGTGCTGGGGGCCAGCGCCTGCGAGACGGCGCGGCTGCTTCTTAACTCACGCGGCCCGCGCTACGAAAACGGTCTGGCCAACTCGAGCGGGCTGGTGGGCCGTTACCTGATGGACTCGACGGGCACGAGCGTGGCGGGCTTCATCCCGGCGCTGGTCAAGAACCTGCCGCACAACGAGGACGGCGTGGGTGGCATGCACATCTACATCCCCTGGTGGGCCTACAACCAGAAGCTGGACTTTCCGCGCGGGTATCATCTGGAGGTGTGGGGTGGGCGCCGCATGCCGGGCTACGGCTTCGGGGCGGGTATCCACCGGCTCAACGGACGGCTGCCCGGTCCGGACGGCCGACCCCGTCCGAAAGGCGGCGGGGGGTATGGCCTGCAGCTCAAAGAAGACTACCGCCAGCTCTACGGCGCGATCGTGGGCTTTTCGGGGCGCGGCGAGATGATCGCCCGCTACGAGAACTACTGCACGGTCGATCCGAACGTAGTGGACCGCTACGGCATTCCGGTGCTGCGCTTCCACGTGAAGTGGAGCGACGAAGAGATCCGCCAGGCGCGGCACATGCAGGAGACGGCGCGGGAGATCATCCGGGCGATGGGCGGCGAGCCGCTCGACGAGATGCCGGGGCCGGAGCGGGGCTACGGCATTACGAAGCCGGGCGAGATCATCCACGAGGCGGGCACCACGCGCATGGGGCGCGATCCGAAGACCTCGGTGCTGAACCCGTTCTGTCAGGCGCACGACGTGCCGAACCTGTTCGTGGTCGATGCCGGGCCGTTCGTGTCGATGCCACACAAGAACCCGACCTGGACGATTCTGGCGCTGGCCTGGCGCACGGCGGAATACATTGTCGAACAGCGCAAACAGGGCAACCTATGA
- the nagB gene encoding glucosamine-6-phosphate deaminase — translation MSVDATMQSSIPAVSPTTEGTQRERVPVRIFDNPAQLAREVARRIAELIRERQAEGRTVVLGLPTGSTPIGVYQELIRMHREEGLDFSNVITFNLDEYYPMQPDSLQSYHRFMRENLFDHINIPPENIHIPRGDIPPEEVEAHCQAYEEEIRKAGGLDLVLLGIGRSGHIGFNEPGSGPETRTRLVVLDEITRKDAASDFFGEENVPRHAITMGIGTILEALEIILMATGEHKAPIVRRAVEEPPDRQVPASFLQTHPNATFYLDRAAASELTREKTPWLVREVVWDKPMAKRAIIWLSEKLGKAILKLEAADFYRNHLHSLVHAYPDVDALCLEIFEDLRQRIVYSHQLFKHQRVIVFSPHPDDDVISMGGMLDKLVANQNEVIVAYMTNGSVAVFDADVRRYLRFVELSHDILGLEGEALERFRARQQEILDFFARKKPGEVDLEVIQKLKAHIRYAEAVAGIEVVGLTAEHARFLDMPFYKTGTVRKDPIGEADIRIVLDLLEEIHPHHIFVAGDLSDPHGTHRMCYTAIQQALQRYHRAHPREEWPLVWLYRGAWQEWEVHQADVFLPMSKADLDRKIEAIFKHESQKDRAMFPGAYDDREFWQRARDRNRGTAETLNRLGLPEFYAAEAFVTCYEMP, via the coding sequence ATGTCGGTAGACGCCACAATGCAATCATCCATCCCTGCCGTAAGTCCGACCACCGAGGGAACGCAGCGCGAGCGGGTGCCGGTGCGGATCTTCGACAATCCGGCGCAGCTCGCCCGCGAGGTGGCCCGGCGCATTGCCGAGCTGATCCGGGAGCGACAGGCCGAAGGCCGCACGGTGGTGCTGGGCCTGCCCACGGGCTCCACGCCCATCGGCGTCTATCAGGAGCTGATCCGCATGCACCGGGAAGAGGGGCTCGACTTTTCCAACGTGATCACCTTCAACCTGGACGAATACTACCCTATGCAGCCGGATAGCCTTCAGAGCTATCACCGGTTCATGCGGGAAAACCTTTTCGACCACATCAACATTCCGCCCGAAAACATCCACATCCCCCGCGGCGACATCCCGCCCGAAGAAGTCGAGGCGCATTGTCAGGCCTACGAGGAGGAGATCCGGAAGGCCGGCGGACTGGATCTGGTGCTGCTGGGCATCGGACGCAGCGGCCACATCGGCTTCAACGAGCCGGGCTCGGGGCCCGAAACGCGCACGCGGCTGGTGGTGCTCGACGAAATCACCCGCAAGGACGCCGCCAGCGACTTCTTCGGTGAAGAGAACGTGCCGCGTCATGCCATCACGATGGGCATCGGGACGATCCTCGAAGCCCTCGAGATCATCCTGATGGCCACCGGCGAGCACAAGGCGCCCATCGTACGCCGGGCCGTCGAGGAGCCCCCCGATCGCCAGGTGCCGGCCAGCTTCCTGCAGACGCACCCGAACGCCACCTTCTACCTGGACCGCGCGGCCGCCAGCGAACTGACCCGTGAAAAGACCCCCTGGCTCGTGCGCGAGGTGGTCTGGGACAAACCGATGGCCAAGCGGGCCATCATCTGGCTTTCGGAAAAACTCGGCAAGGCGATCCTCAAGCTCGAAGCGGCCGACTTTTACCGGAACCACCTGCACAGCCTTGTGCACGCCTACCCCGATGTCGATGCGCTCTGCCTGGAGATCTTCGAAGATCTGCGCCAGCGCATCGTCTATTCCCACCAGCTCTTCAAACACCAGCGCGTGATCGTCTTCAGTCCGCACCCGGACGACGACGTGATCTCGATGGGCGGCATGCTCGACAAGCTGGTGGCCAACCAGAACGAAGTGATCGTCGCCTACATGACGAACGGCTCGGTGGCCGTCTTCGATGCCGACGTGCGGCGCTACCTGCGCTTCGTCGAGCTGAGCCACGATATTCTGGGACTGGAAGGCGAAGCGCTCGAACGCTTCCGGGCACGCCAGCAGGAAATCCTGGACTTCTTCGCCCGCAAGAAGCCGGGCGAGGTGGATCTGGAGGTGATCCAGAAGCTCAAGGCGCACATTCGCTATGCCGAAGCGGTGGCCGGCATCGAAGTGGTGGGCCTGACGGCCGAGCACGCCCGTTTTCTGGACATGCCCTTCTACAAGACGGGCACCGTCCGTAAAGACCCCATCGGGGAGGCCGACATCCGCATCGTGCTCGACCTGCTCGAAGAAATCCACCCGCATCATATTTTCGTGGCGGGCGATCTGTCGGACCCGCACGGCACACACCGCATGTGCTACACGGCCATCCAGCAGGCCCTTCAGCGCTACCACCGGGCGCACCCGCGCGAGGAGTGGCCGCTGGTCTGGCTCTACCGGGGTGCCTGGCAGGAGTGGGAGGTGCACCAGGCCGACGTCTTTCTGCCCATGTCGAAGGCGGACCTCGACCGGAAGATCGAGGCCATCTTCAAGCACGAGAGCCAGAAAGACCGGGCCATGTTTCCGGGTGCCTACGACGACCGGGAGTTCTGGCAGCGCGCCCGCGACCGCAACCGGGGTACGGCCGAAACGCTCAACCGCCTCGGCCTGCCCGAATTCTACGCCGCCGAAGCTTTCGTCACCTGCTATGAGATGCCCTGA
- a CDS encoding TonB-dependent receptor plug domain-containing protein, with amino-acid sequence MERCYQGLRRRLLLLSVLLLSASAAYAQFEVRGVVRAADDNSLLPGVNIVEVGTMNGTTTDANGNFVLTVSSPQATLRFSFVGYETLDVPLNGRNYLEVLLQPTVAQLGEVVVTALGIEREARAVGYAISQVSAQDLVTGTETNFGNLLQGKVAGLQINPTAGGPGSSTRIVIRGVSSLTGDNQPLIVVDGVPIDNSTIGSAGMWGGFDGGDGISSLNPEDIESISVLKGAAAAALYGTRARNGVILINTRSGKGRRGLNVEFSTTLTAEEGLIGFSDYQNTYGQGSQGKKPATQAEALQFGLSSWGAKLDGSPVIQFDGVARPYRAVNRRLEDFYRTGLSARNTLSIYGGQENAAVYFSVTQLDAQSIVPGSSPSPTPAISRHSTTFPKSRSTRFTVPWR; translated from the coding sequence ATGGAACGTTGCTACCAGGGACTCCGCAGACGTCTTCTGCTGCTGAGCGTGCTGCTGCTGAGCGCCTCGGCGGCCTACGCCCAGTTCGAGGTGCGGGGCGTCGTGCGCGCAGCCGACGACAACAGTCTCCTGCCGGGCGTCAATATCGTGGAGGTGGGCACCATGAACGGGACCACCACCGACGCCAACGGCAACTTCGTGCTCACCGTCAGCAGCCCCCAGGCCACGCTCCGGTTTTCGTTCGTGGGCTATGAGACGCTGGACGTGCCGCTCAACGGCCGCAACTACCTGGAGGTGTTGTTGCAGCCGACCGTGGCGCAACTGGGTGAGGTCGTGGTCACGGCGCTGGGCATCGAGCGGGAAGCCCGGGCCGTAGGCTACGCCATCAGCCAGGTAAGCGCACAGGACCTGGTCACGGGCACCGAGACCAACTTCGGCAACCTGCTGCAGGGCAAGGTGGCCGGCCTGCAGATCAATCCGACGGCCGGTGGACCGGGCTCCTCGACCCGCATCGTGATCCGCGGCGTCTCGTCGCTCACCGGCGACAACCAGCCGCTGATTGTGGTCGACGGCGTGCCGATCGACAACTCGACGATCGGTTCGGCCGGCATGTGGGGTGGTTTCGACGGGGGCGACGGCATCTCCAGCCTGAATCCTGAAGACATCGAGAGCATCTCGGTGCTCAAAGGCGCCGCGGCCGCTGCGCTCTACGGTACCCGGGCCCGCAACGGCGTCATCCTGATCAACACGCGCTCGGGCAAAGGCCGGCGCGGACTGAACGTCGAGTTCAGCACCACGCTCACGGCCGAAGAAGGGCTGATCGGCTTTTCAGACTACCAGAACACCTACGGCCAGGGTTCTCAGGGGAAAAAGCCTGCTACCCAGGCCGAAGCGTTACAGTTTGGTCTTTCGAGCTGGGGCGCAAAGCTGGACGGCTCGCCTGTCATTCAGTTCGACGGCGTGGCCCGGCCCTACCGGGCCGTCAACCGGCGGCTGGAGGATTTCTACCGCACGGGACTTTCGGCGCGCAACACGCTGAGTATTTACGGTGGGCAGGAGAACGCGGCCGTTTATTTTTCCGTCACCCAGCTCGACGCGCAGAGCATCGTGCCGGGCTCATCACCATCTCCAACACCAGCAATCAGTCGCCACAGTACGACTTTTCCGAAAAGCAGATCAACTCGCTTTACGGTGCCCTGGAGATAG
- a CDS encoding LacI family DNA-binding transcriptional regulator: MEKLTIDQVASLACVSRSVVSRVLNNHPNVSEEARRRVLEVIKKYNYRPSSVARSLATRRTYEICILTPRRGNEALANGFWTLLHLGIFEQCIQRGYYVSLSMLSGDAEEELEDRLLNEHSFDGFVLLTSEVAERVIDTLRERGTPAVLVGHDPAYPDVSSVDVDNFGGAYRAVRHLCRLGHRRVAAILGHPELQETRDRRAGYLQALQDAGAEVQETLIEIGDYSQRSGYEIMRRWLERGPDFSAVFCASDTMAIGALLALYEAGVRVPDQMAVVGFDDLPVSQYTCPPLTTVHQPIYEKGRWAANILIDQIEGRKRLAVHANLQAELVVRRSCGAQA, from the coding sequence ATGGAGAAGCTGACGATCGATCAGGTGGCGAGCCTGGCGTGCGTGTCGCGCTCGGTCGTCTCGCGCGTGCTCAACAACCACCCGAACGTGAGCGAGGAGGCGCGGCGGCGCGTGCTGGAGGTGATCAAAAAGTACAACTATCGCCCCAGCTCGGTCGCGCGCAGTCTGGCCACCCGCCGCACCTACGAGATCTGCATCCTGACGCCACGCCGGGGCAACGAGGCGCTGGCGAACGGCTTCTGGACGCTGCTGCACCTGGGGATTTTCGAGCAGTGCATTCAGCGCGGCTACTATGTGTCGCTTTCGATGCTCTCGGGCGATGCCGAAGAGGAGCTGGAGGATCGGCTGCTGAACGAGCACAGTTTCGACGGCTTTGTGCTGCTCACCTCGGAGGTGGCCGAGCGCGTGATCGACACGTTGCGGGAGCGGGGAACGCCGGCCGTACTGGTCGGGCACGATCCGGCCTACCCGGATGTCAGCTCGGTGGACGTGGACAACTTCGGCGGGGCCTATCGGGCCGTCCGGCACCTGTGTCGTCTGGGGCATCGGCGTGTGGCGGCCATCCTGGGACATCCGGAGCTGCAGGAAACGCGCGATCGCCGGGCGGGCTACCTGCAGGCGCTGCAGGACGCCGGTGCCGAGGTGCAGGAAACGCTCATCGAAATCGGCGATTACTCGCAGCGCTCGGGCTACGAGATCATGCGGCGCTGGCTGGAGCGGGGCCCGGACTTCTCGGCCGTCTTCTGCGCCAGCGACACGATGGCGATCGGTGCGTTGCTGGCCCTCTACGAGGCCGGGGTGCGCGTGCCCGACCAGATGGCCGTCGTGGGCTTCGACGATCTCCCCGTGTCGCAGTACACCTGTCCGCCGCTGACCACCGTTCATCAGCCGATTTACGAAAAGGGCCGGTGGGCCGCCAACATCCTCATCGACCAGATCGAAGGCCGCAAACGTCTGGCCGTGCATGCCAACCTGCAGGCCGAGCTTGTCGTGCGGCGCAGTTGTGGGGCGCAGGCATAG
- a CDS encoding tetratricopeptide repeat protein, whose amino-acid sequence MWGAGIALLLVLALGCRPEQPAPAPDAATTALLAQLQRAYRAGERATALALADSVIRRDPARPEGYVWKAAVLRELGQLRAAESALREALRLQPNHVEARLLLARVVQQQGRLQEALGQYRQALRRATGTLQAAAWLQLGHVYRELGRLDSAAFGFQEALRRDSTLAEAWDGLRQVRELEGRLSEALAAARRAQQQAPDDPDYRLALGTLLVRMGRSDEAITWLEGVLAARPWHAVAHYHLGRALLARGDTAAGRRHLSRAEQLRRLEPLLTQAEVEVARHADALALLKLARRLLQEGYAEQTRQAVEAARALQPESPTLERLLQAMNELASS is encoded by the coding sequence TTGTGGGGCGCAGGCATAGCGCTGCTGCTGGTGCTGGCGCTCGGTTGTCGGCCGGAGCAGCCGGCGCCCGCGCCTGATGCGGCCACGACGGCGCTTCTGGCGCAACTCCAACGGGCCTATCGGGCCGGTGAGCGGGCGACGGCGCTGGCCCTGGCCGACAGTGTGATCCGGCGGGACCCGGCCCGGCCGGAAGGGTACGTGTGGAAGGCCGCCGTGCTGCGCGAGCTGGGGCAGCTCCGCGCGGCCGAATCGGCGCTCCGCGAGGCGTTGCGGCTGCAACCGAACCACGTCGAAGCCCGCCTGTTGCTGGCCCGTGTGGTGCAGCAGCAGGGTCGGCTGCAGGAGGCGCTCGGACAGTACCGCCAGGCGCTGCGTCGGGCCACGGGAACGCTCCAGGCGGCCGCGTGGCTGCAGCTCGGCCACGTCTACCGGGAGCTGGGGCGACTCGACAGCGCGGCCTTTGGCTTTCAGGAGGCGTTGCGGCGCGACAGCACGCTGGCCGAAGCCTGGGACGGGCTCCGGCAGGTGCGCGAGCTGGAGGGACGGCTTTCGGAGGCGCTGGCCGCCGCCCGGAGGGCGCAGCAACAGGCGCCCGACGATCCCGACTACCGGCTGGCGCTGGGCACGTTGCTGGTGCGGATGGGACGTTCGGATGAGGCGATCACCTGGCTGGAAGGCGTGCTGGCCGCACGGCCCTGGCATGCCGTCGCCCATTACCACCTGGGGCGGGCCCTGCTGGCCCGGGGCGATACGGCCGCCGGACGCCGACACCTGAGCCGCGCCGAGCAACTCCGCCGACTGGAGCCGCTGCTGACGCAGGCCGAAGTGGAAGTCGCCCGACATGCCGATGCGCTGGCGTTGCTCAAGCTGGCGCGACGACTGCTGCAGGAGGGCTATGCCGAACAGACCCGCCAGGCCGTCGAAGCCGCCCGCGCCCTGCAACCCGAGAGCCCCACGCTGGAACGACTGCTCCAGGCCATGAACGAACTGGCCAGTTCCTAA